In Leptospira congkakensis, one DNA window encodes the following:
- a CDS encoding CPBP family intramembrane glutamic endopeptidase has product MQNRFFEIFRLTAYSLGLVYVCSFFYSVIFLAFVNNSVLGDRIPEDQLLPLYEEYWEGKMDFSTMLAEYEKIVTPIKEQFQKEITENPGLLLSQFYDKVFSEKPHYLLGHSIPWFLCYVGLGYLLYKKVLQIPVTNLQDELSVPILLRGIANGFLCFIVVVLFGLALERLSIPVESGVFAKKLYEAIHGNAYLLAWGIYVVGIITGILEEIFFRGFLLKAFIDKGLAQEGLFIVSLIFGWLHYGEGTSIAIPFIICGVGMFFGYIYIKTGNIWIAMACHATYNSLGLINAYLQLPGVQS; this is encoded by the coding sequence ATGCAGAATCGTTTTTTTGAGATCTTTCGGCTTACTGCCTATTCTTTAGGTCTCGTATATGTTTGTTCCTTCTTTTATTCCGTTATTTTTTTAGCCTTCGTCAACAATTCGGTGCTTGGTGATCGAATCCCCGAAGATCAACTTCTCCCCCTCTATGAAGAGTATTGGGAAGGGAAAATGGATTTTTCCACGATGCTTGCCGAATACGAAAAAATTGTGACACCCATCAAGGAACAATTTCAGAAAGAAATTACTGAAAATCCTGGTTTGTTACTCTCTCAATTTTATGATAAGGTGTTTTCCGAAAAACCTCATTATTTACTAGGGCATTCCATTCCGTGGTTTTTATGTTATGTGGGCCTAGGGTATTTGCTTTATAAAAAAGTATTACAAATTCCTGTCACAAATCTTCAGGATGAGTTATCTGTACCTATTTTACTCCGAGGCATTGCAAACGGATTCCTATGTTTTATTGTAGTGGTTCTCTTTGGATTGGCCTTAGAAAGACTTTCTATTCCTGTAGAATCTGGAGTTTTTGCAAAAAAACTTTATGAAGCCATTCATGGAAATGCATACCTGCTTGCTTGGGGAATTTATGTTGTGGGGATTATTACAGGAATTTTGGAAGAAATTTTCTTTAGAGGCTTTTTATTAAAAGCCTTTATCGATAAAGGCCTTGCCCAAGAAGGTTTGTTCATTGTATCCTTAATTTTTGGATGGCTTCACTATGGTGAAGGAACTTCCATTGCCATTCCATTCATTATCTGTGGTGTTGGTATGTTCTTTGGATATATATATATCAAAACAGGAAATATTTGGATCGCTATGGCTTGTCATGCCACATACAATTCGTTAGGTTTAATCAACGCTTACCTTCAACTTCCTGGAGTTCAGTCATGA
- a CDS encoding DUF423 domain-containing protein, giving the protein MNLVKKQSSAVLILLVCLFGFLAVAIGAFGAHGLKKIIAPELMVIFETGNRYHFYHTLAALISFLLLQQSLQSDSSSKSKTFLRVATWAFLLGILIFSFSLYALAITGIRVLGAITPIGGVSFLIGWICLGLGSFYLFVPKK; this is encoded by the coding sequence ATGAATCTTGTCAAGAAGCAATCCTCCGCGGTTTTAATCCTACTAGTTTGTCTTTTCGGTTTTTTAGCCGTTGCCATTGGTGCCTTTGGGGCACACGGACTTAAAAAAATAATAGCTCCAGAGCTTATGGTGATTTTTGAAACGGGAAATCGTTATCATTTTTATCATACACTGGCTGCACTCATTTCATTTTTGTTGTTACAGCAATCACTCCAATCGGATTCATCAAGTAAAAGCAAAACATTCTTAAGAGTAGCCACTTGGGCATTTCTATTAGGAATTCTAATTTTTTCTTTTAGTTTGTATGCCCTGGCAATCACAGGGATTCGTGTTTTAGGAGCCATCACTCCTATAGGAGGAGTGAGTTTTTTAATAGGTTGGATTTGTTTAGGACTAGGATCTTTTTATCTCTTTGTTCCAAAGAAATAA
- a CDS encoding carboxypeptidase M32, whose product MALPQALENYRKQYRKIKLFQDVASVLHWDSEVMMPEEGREYRSAQIAAVAELTHDWMTDKSFLNQIQSAKQSIGELPESERSLWNRELEVLMEEKERADKLPSEFVSEFAKVTNLAHAEWAEAKKEKNFQSFAKRLEELVQLSKKQADYFGYTTEPYDALLDSYEKGAKASQIQTLFSDLKASLVPIVSTAPKFKNPFPEPISIEKQTKFCNRLPSLLGLTTKESRLDTSNHPFSTSLGKGDKRITTRYSETDPLSSIFGVLHETGHSLYESGLSAMPNWPTPITEFLSLGIHESQSRLWENQVGRSLPFWEFVYPILLSDFGLTDKELPFKELYQYINSTEKTKVRVEADQVTYNLHIILRFEIERDLINGKIQVKDLPEIWNTKMKESFGLTIENDAEGVLQDIHWSMGAFGYFPTYTLGNIFSSQFFKKFTEEFPDSHNKFSAKGDFSDLLGWLRKNIHSKGKIYDVDTLMKQATGEAADSKHLISYLNGKIKEVTK is encoded by the coding sequence ATGGCCCTGCCCCAAGCACTCGAAAATTATCGAAAACAATATCGTAAAATCAAATTATTCCAAGACGTAGCATCTGTCCTCCATTGGGACTCGGAAGTGATGATGCCGGAAGAAGGGCGAGAATACCGATCAGCACAAATTGCTGCGGTGGCAGAGCTCACCCACGATTGGATGACCGATAAATCTTTTTTAAACCAAATCCAATCTGCTAAACAATCTATCGGTGAACTACCCGAATCAGAACGATCCCTTTGGAATCGCGAGTTGGAAGTTCTGATGGAAGAAAAGGAGAGGGCTGATAAATTGCCCTCGGAGTTTGTTTCCGAATTTGCAAAAGTAACCAACCTCGCACATGCGGAATGGGCTGAAGCAAAAAAAGAAAAAAACTTCCAATCCTTTGCAAAACGATTAGAGGAACTGGTTCAATTATCTAAAAAACAAGCAGATTACTTTGGTTATACGACCGAACCTTATGATGCACTGCTCGATAGTTATGAAAAAGGTGCCAAAGCCAGTCAAATTCAAACTTTGTTTTCTGATTTGAAAGCATCCCTGGTTCCTATAGTGTCCACAGCACCTAAATTCAAAAATCCATTTCCAGAACCTATCTCAATAGAGAAACAGACTAAATTTTGTAATCGTTTGCCATCCCTTCTCGGACTCACTACAAAAGAATCGAGATTGGATACAAGTAACCATCCGTTTTCTACAAGTTTGGGAAAGGGTGATAAACGAATCACAACTCGATATTCCGAAACAGATCCACTTTCTTCCATCTTTGGTGTGTTACATGAAACAGGCCATTCTCTTTATGAATCTGGATTGTCAGCTATGCCAAATTGGCCCACACCCATTACAGAATTTTTAAGTTTGGGAATCCATGAATCTCAAAGTCGATTGTGGGAAAATCAAGTAGGACGTTCTTTACCATTTTGGGAATTTGTTTATCCTATTTTGTTATCTGATTTTGGACTGACAGACAAGGAACTTCCTTTCAAAGAATTATATCAATACATCAATAGCACTGAAAAAACTAAAGTAAGAGTGGAAGCTGACCAGGTTACTTACAACCTTCATATCATTTTGCGATTTGAAATTGAAAGAGATCTCATCAATGGAAAAATCCAAGTAAAGGATTTACCTGAAATTTGGAATACCAAGATGAAGGAAAGTTTTGGACTTACCATTGAGAATGATGCAGAAGGTGTTTTACAAGATATCCACTGGTCGATGGGAGCTTTTGGATATTTCCCTACTTATACATTAGGAAATATCTTCAGCTCACAATTTTTCAAAAAATTCACAGAAGAATTTCCTGATTCGCATAACAAGTTTTCTGCGAAGGGTGATTTTTCTGACCTACTGGGTTGGCTTCGTAAAAACATTCACTCTAAAGGTAAAATTTATGACGTGGACACCTTGATGAAACAGGCTACCGGTGAAGCGGCAGATTCCAAACATTTGATTTCCTATTTGAATGGAAAAATCAAAGAAGTAACAAAATAA